The stretch of DNA GTATTGATAAGGTATAAAGAATATAAAATTATCCTATGAAAACAAAATCTCTTACGATTCTCGCTTTGATTTATTCCACGCTCCTTTTTGGACAAGAAATAGATACCTTATCTTTTCATTCAGCCGCTTTTAATGAAACGAGAACTGTATTTGTCCATCAGCCTGATTTTTTTAAGTACCAGTCCGATTCGGTTGAGGTTCCTGTCATTTATTTACTTGACGGCCAGCACGAATGGTTCATAAATCCCTTGCTTGCTGATATAGAATATTTGCAATATACCCACGAAATTCCCAATGCACTTGTTGTCGTAATACCGCACAATAATCGAAATAAGGAATGTGGAATCCCTAACTTGGCTACAGAACTGCCACTTGATAAATTTATTACCGTAGAACTGGAAAAAGAACTCCAAAAATACCATCCAAGCAATTTTAAAGTAATCATGGGGCATTCTTTTTCGGCATCTTTTGCCCTTTATTCCTATTATAAGCATCCTGAATACTACGCTGCTGTAATTGCTCATACACCACTAGATGAACTAGAACCCTTGGTCGAAGCCTTTGAAAAAAATAAAGAAATTGATAAGACCAATATTTCAATCTCCATTGGTAGCATAGCCGCCAATAAAGACTATTATCATAGAAGAAATTACGACCAATTAAAAACTAAATTTTCTTCTTTTTTTAAATCAATCCAGACATTTGAAGCAAATTATTCTAGTCATAATGCCGTACCTATTGTCGCTACGCCAATGCTGCTCACAAAAATATTTACCCCGTTTTGCAACAGATATTCGGAAAT from Aureispira anguillae encodes:
- a CDS encoding esterase family protein yields the protein MKTKSLTILALIYSTLLFGQEIDTLSFHSAAFNETRTVFVHQPDFFKYQSDSVEVPVIYLLDGQHEWFINPLLADIEYLQYTHEIPNALVVVIPHNNRNKECGIPNLATELPLDKFITVELEKELQKYHPSNFKVIMGHSFSASFALYSYYKHPEYYAAVIAHTPLDELEPLVEAFEKNKEIDKTNISISIGSIAANKDYYHRRNYDQLKTKFSSFFKSIQTFEANYSSHNAVPIVATPMLLTKIFTPFCNRYSEIAKVDKNYKLINRPKSIDKEMQEINQVSKLGEYFYPPEIPDINGIASRYIYSGYNDYAVNMYEMGIKYYPNYYEFYLSLYELLQTTAPNKAKLHLNKAEMLLKTFENNWQGKDELLKEIEQEKIKNEN